Below is a window of Populus alba chromosome 2, ASM523922v2, whole genome shotgun sequence DNA.
tttaaaaattttttcatgctgaaatatattaaaataatatttttatttttaaaaaattattttaaaattagcacattaaaataattcaaaatataaaaaaaattaaacttttttaaaaacacgggtACGTGTTTCCAAATACTCATATGTATGGATTattagggtgttttttttttttttttttttttttttgtaatgaatgAATGATGGTTAATTGATGCCTGAAtgagtataaattaaaaaaaaaaaatagagattaaaaagtaatgtttaaaattatagttagtATAATAGCTACTAGTTCATATTTTTTAGGTGGAGCAGCAATATGTAAAGTTTATCAGCCACCTAGAATCATATTTTGGATTGCTTACTAATCAAATATTCATGTAATTTCCATGAACTTATCTATGAAATTGTCAGAAacttattttaaagttaaaacttCTTAATGCATAATTTGTATGAcaatttctttgaatttctaAAACTGAGAATTGtgatacattaaaattatcaataacaTGTTGGTCATTAACTTGTTTATTTGATAATgcattttgtgttgttttgatatttattttatttaaatttgatttgagtgaaatgtttgattttttaatgtaatatttatataatttattttctcaacaCTCAAATGACAAGAtcttgatcatttttttaaatatatatttttattttttatcaaatatttaataaaatattaataatatatatatatatatatctatttatattttttttaaatatctatattttatgtcattttaaaGAAATACAAGGGTCTTTGTaacaaaaggaaatattttttataataaaaatgttttttataaatcaaggataaaataataaatattgctGAATTCATTTTCACATGCAttccaaataatttaattgaatttaattttatgatttcacattttattataaatataagatttgtaataaattatcaattaaattcaaattcgtttaagaatttaatttaatttagcatgtgatttatttattaataagatACTAAATGAATTGGTGGATTAATTCACGACctgatcttaatttttaaaaaaatttaattataatttgatctaATTTAACTTGAACGAGACTAGAACTTATCAATTAAGTTAGAATTGAATttgactttattatttttataatatatatatatatataatttaaaataatattattataaattaatcctAATTAATTAGCCACCACGTAACCTAGGTTTTAAATCGAGTTATGAATGGACTGCAATTAATCCGATAAAAAAAGTGATACTGTGTTACtgtcaaagaaaatgaaaaaccttTATGAGATTCGTGAGGCGTGGTTAACAAAAACTTCATAGCATTATTCCATAATTTCGTCCTGTCTCTAAGCTgggttgtttttatattttaaaaatactaaaatatttttattttttttactttaaattaatattcattttagaattattttaatgtatttacattaaaataatttttttaaaataaaaaaaaatattattttaatatatttttaaataaaaaacactttaaaaattaacattaaaaattaaaaataatacgcGGAGTAGCGTCgtcagaaaataataaataaataccgactaatttatttctcatttcacCACTTACTTTCAAAAgtataaaagggaaaaaacaaaataaaaggaaacaatTTGGCGAGAttccccccccctctctcttcgCTTCTCTGCAGTGCGTCTCCTCAATCATTCAACCCTCTCTGTAATGCCACAGAATCCGTGCTTCTAACCAACGAATATCTCTCCAATCAGCCGACCTTCTTAATTTCTGGCTTCTGTACATTTAAAAATCTCCGTCAAGACCTTAGTCAATGCCTTGTAGCTCCAATGGCGacctttaattttagattttttttcaagctgACAGTTACAATCTAGCTTTTAACGTAGAGGTTGTCGACTTGTCAATTACTGTAGCCCTtataagtaattttaaaaaatagagctCCGTTCGTCGAATTTTGAGCTCTACAAATTCGTCGAAATAATTGTTTCTCTGTTTTTGGAGTTTTGAAGATTCAGAATATTGGTGTaaggtaatttattttttagatcttaCTGTTTATAGCTTACAACTTTGAACTGAacaaaattaattctatttgttttcatatattacattttatcttcatttttgttattttattctatgTTAGATTGGGTTACACGAGGGAGTATTTCTGCTAAGTATTCAAGTGCTTTCAcctaattatgttttaatttttaaggcaATTTTAACAGTttattatagaatttttttgatgCTAAACTAATTAATGGACTAGGATCtgattgattttctttgtttttggtgtCTGCTCGTAAATAGTGGTTGACACGGAGTATAAATTCTGGAGTGTCTAAAAGGAATTATTGCTTTACCCAATCTCCAAAAGTTGGCTAcgatgttttcaaatttcctgCTCGATTAATGCTATGGTAGCATATGAGATGCTAATGTGGAGTAGGAAGAAGAAAACTGCAAGTAACAGTAGAAGAATGGGTTAGCATTTGAAGTTGGAACGGGATATTAGAGTTTAGGGTTTGTAGAAAGCCTCTAACTTCAATAATTTATTGGTAGCATGTCTCCTAAAACAGCTaacaaaatccatacttgcCCATTATGCTAGTAGTTAGAAAAGCCTCAATCCTGATTCTTATAAGGAAAAGATAGTCGGTGTAGATTTTTGGTGCAATGCAGTACTATTGTTGTGTTTGGGTTCCGAGTTTTTGTGTAATGAGAATGATTAGTTATGAAATACGGTTCACAGGTCAAAGAATGGAGCTACTATCTTATGgattaatatatttgttaatatttgAAAGATTGTGAACTTAAGCTTGTGCTTGGGAAATCTCTTAACGTGGTGATCTCTCCACTTGCCAAATATAGTTGAATATGACAAGTATTCAACAATATGACAAATATTGTTGAATCAAGGAACATCAAGATTATATTATTTGTCCTGATTGTGAGAGGAAACTTAAAATCTGAAAGCAAGCATTTTAAGTATTATTTCAGTTTGCACTGTTAAAACTTTGTTGATTGATATTTCCAATCAAGATCACATTTTAGCTTGTggtttcttatatatttttctaattccCAGGTCCGAATTGCCTAAATATATGACCCCGACAGAAGTAGAGGCTCTTATTTTCACCTTAGTAAATTCTATGACCTTAGCAGCAGTGAGCTAGTCAAAGAGATGCTGTCAACTTGCAATTAGCTGGAATGAAGACCTTACAGGTTTGTTGCAAAACATGTATGTGTCTTGGTTCGTGTATGTGTGCGCATGCAAGAAATCCCCGCCTCCTCTCCCTTTTCTTGTTTGTTCTATTTCCTGACAAATGTTTTCTCTCAAGTCACGTTATTTTGTGGTCATTCTTCTAGGATAGTGAAAAACTGAAACTTCTAAGGTTACTATATGCTCTAAAAACCACACCCCTGCCCCTTTCTGTTGCACCCTTTTGCCCAACAAGCACGCACACACACACTCAGCCATTTCAAATGCACATTTCTTCTATCATCTTTGTGTTGTTTGTGCAGTTGAGACCCAAACTTGTCTTCTCCACACATCCatatgccttttattttcattttttgctaCCATCTTTGGCTGCAGCTACTGAATAGTGATGCATTGATCATGGTTTCGATTCATCATACTGCAAGCCTCTTTACTGATATATTCTAACTTGGCCATGTCAATTGGTGATGATGTGGTGCATTTCCACCTCTGCTTTTTACTCATCACCACCCTGATTATAAGATGGTTTTATAGATACCACTACACTTAACCATATGCtagatttgaatttatttgacATGATGATAAGCCTTGTCGTTaggaaaaagaaaggaggaTAGTTGGCAAGCAATGGGTGTTGAAGACAGTGATAACGGtcgctttttaaagtgtttttcgcttgaaaatgcatcaaaattatatattttttatttttttaaaatttatttttgacattagcacattaaaacgatccaaaaacatcaaaaataaataaacttaaagcaaaaaaaaaaaaattcaaaacttttgaAAACTCTGGTTGAAACGAtgtcccaaacaccctcttagtaGTTCCCGAATCCAAGTTCAGGGACTCAGTTTAGAAGTTACACATTGAAGGGCTGTTCGGGGCCCTTCATTCCTCATGTAATTTTTGGCACTTAAAAAACTATtacataaataatttgtttgtaaaaaatttGACAAGAATTTTCCTTTTGGTTTCAGAGTGCACAAGAACAGTCCTCCACCCAAGTTTCGCAGGATTCCCAAAGTGAGCAGCAGAATAATCACAATATAGAGCCGCCTGTAGCAGACTCTGGTTCAAAATCTGCCTCAAGCAATGATAGCAGAAAGGTTTCACGCCAAGATATTGAACTTGTAAGGCAACACAATCctgtttaaggttttttttattagttattattattattttcattacttTTTTCTCATATAGGATCTGTTCGTAAGAGAAGCTTAACTAATATGTCCTGCTGTTAATCATATCTATTATGGGCATTGCAGGTCCAAAATTTAATAGAACGGTGCCTACAACTGTATATGAATAGAGATGAGGTTGTTAAAACCCTCTTGACTCGCGCAAGAATAGACCCTGGGTTTACAACGCTAGGTaggtttttcttaaattttaatttttccagtCTGTCTTTGCTGTCAGCAAGTTGTTGCTTATTCAAAGTCTTCTTCCCGCATGGATTGtatcatttattttcaattgaatatGAGTAGAGTAATTATGAAACATGTTATTGTAGATATTTTCCTTTGAACAGAATAATATTACAGTAACCTGATTTTCTTGTTCAGCATTCAAACTAGAAATCTAGCCTAATATTTCCTTCATAATTTCTTGATTTCGCAGTATGGCAGAAGCTGGAAGAAGAAAATGCTGATTTCTTCAGGGCCTATTACATTAGGCTGAAATTGAAGAAACAGATCCTCTTGTTTAATTATTTACTTGAGCATCAATATCATCTAATGAAGTATCCAGTAGCTCCGAAAGTTCCTTTGGCTCCCATACAAAACGGGATTCACCCCATGCCTGGTAAGTTCTAATTCTCTATTGGAATGATTGTGGAAAACACTAagcatttctttatttttgagaAAGAGAAATAATGAAACTTCAAAAACTCTATTCTTTAATTCCAActtttatattgattattaaGTTAGTTTCATCTCCATTGTAAAGAAACCATACACCATTGATATTTAgcacttcttttattttattaacttccTTGAAAAATACCCCTCGCCTGTAGGATATTTTTATGCACCTATTGTTGTTAATATCATCAAGctagtaattttcttttttagcgGGATATTAGTAAAGTGTTAGTGTCTCATTTGACTTTTCTGTTATTGTTTTCTCTTGAGGCTTCAAACTGAACTATGTTTTCCATTATTTTGTTTGCAAGTTATCCTAGATATCGAAAATGTGgttcttttatcattttctgCAATGCAAGTTCAATGGTGCCAAAACGTTTGATGACAGAATAAggctttttttttactataatattaTATCTATTATTCAACATCTCTGTTTTGCAGTGCAGTGCAGCTAACAATCTACCCATGGGATACCCTGTCCTGCAACAACCCCCTATGGCTACTCCTGGTCAACCTCATCTTGATTCAATGGGCTGTGGAGTATCAAGCTGTCATGTGGTTAATGGAGTCCCTGCACCAGGAAATTTTCATCCCATTCGGATGAATTCTGGAAATGAGTGAGAACTTTTCTATCctcactttattattgttaaattgtctacttaatgAACAACAATTATCTTTGTCAAGgctctttttcattttcaatgctACCTACCTAGACATGTGCACATGGTTTATATGCCTTACCATGTGCATGCAAATGTATGTGTTTTGAATTAACAGTCACTTCTAACTGCTGAATGAGATAgttgcttttttctttcatgttgaACACTTATAATTATGGTAATGTGTCCAACACATATGATTATGCTACATTGCATGGACTATTAAAATAGTTCATCTGAGTGAATGCACATTGGTATCGAACACTAGATCATCTTTTGGTCTTCTGAAAGTGGTAGTAATTTATGTAATGGTATGTACATCAGTGATGTTGGAAAATTCTAAATCCAGTTAATTATGTTCTCCCTGCTTTGGTATTggttattagttttttcttcacaaaaagaaaaagaaaaagaaaaaagacccgCTAATTGCTGCTGCCTTGTCCTTGTAGTATGGTGATGGA
It encodes the following:
- the LOC118057710 gene encoding uncharacterized protein isoform X1 is translated as MKTLQSAQEQSSTQVSQDSQSEQQNNHNIEPPVADSGSKSASSNDSRKVSRQDIELVQNLIERCLQLYMNRDEVVKTLLTRARIDPGFTTLVWQKLEEENADFFRAYYIRLKLKKQILLFNYLLEHQYHLMKYPVAPKVPLAPIQNGIHPMPANNLPMGYPVLQQPPMATPGQPHLDSMGCGVSSCHVVNGVPAPGNFHPIRMNSGNDMVMENSATDTTHVVPPSSTISSLSEMPVSPTSVASSGHFPFTSSDMAGMGVDTALDTTFTSDVASSVGLQLGPDGGAGNSRSLDQIQWNFSLSDLTADLSNLGDLGALGNYPGSPFLPSDSEILLDSPENEDIVEEFFVDSVPGPPSQSDEERS